In a genomic window of Poecilia reticulata strain Guanapo linkage group LG22, Guppy_female_1.0+MT, whole genome shotgun sequence:
- the ttc8 gene encoding tetratricopeptide repeat protein 8 isoform X2, giving the protein MEVTMDPLFLALSYFRRRKFQQCSDICSKILQDSPYDQAAWSLKTRALTEMVYIDEVDVDQEGIAEMMLDESSIAQVARPGTSLRLPGTSQGGGPTPAVRPMTQSGRPITGFVRPSTQSGRPGTMEQAIKTPRTASTARPVTSSSGRFIRLGTASMLTNPEGPFINLSRINLSKYSQKPSLSRTLFEYIFHHENDVKNALDLAAQATEHAQFKDWWWKVQLGKCYYRLGLYREAEKQFRSALNQQDVVDTYLYLTKVYQRMDQPITALNLFKEGLDHFPGEVTLLTGIARIHEEMNNITSATEYYKEVLKQDNTHVEAIACIGSNHFYTDQPEIALRFYRRLLQMGVYNCQLYNNLGLCCFYAQQYDMTLSSFERALSLVASDEEQADVWYNIGHVAVGIGDLTLAYQCFKLTLAFNNDHAEAYNNLAVLELRKGHIEQSKAFLQTAALLAPHMYEPNFNLSILCEKIGDLQSSYIAAQKSEDAFPEHIDTQQLLKQLRQHFAVL; this is encoded by the exons ATGGAGGTTACGATGGACCCTTTGTTTCTTGCATTGAGCTATTTCAGGAGGCGAAAGTTTCAACAATGTTCAGATATTTGTAGCAAAATATTGCAAGACAGTCCCTACGACCAG GCAGCATGGAGCTTAAAAACCAGAGCCCTCACAGAGATGGTGTACATTGATGAAGTTGATGTTGACCAGGAAGGAATTGCTGAGATGATGCTGGATGAGAGCTCTATCGCACAAGTTGCAC GACCTGGAACATCACTGAGACTCCCTGGAACAAGTCAGGGTGGTGGTCCCACTCCAGCAGTCAG GCCTATGACACAATCAGGGCGTCCTATCACAGGCTTTGTGAGACCCAGCACACAGTCAGGGCGTCCAGGAACGATGGAGCAGGCAATCAAAACCCCACGCACTGCAAGCACAGCGCGTCCTGTCACTAGTTCTTCTGGTAGATTCATTCGTTTGGGAACT GCTTCAATGCTAACCAATCCAGAAGGACCTTTTATAAATTTGTCGAGAATAAACCTGTCCAAGTATTCTCAAAAGCCAAGTTTGTCCAGG ACTTTATTTGAGTACATCTTTCACCATgaaaatgatgttaaaaat GCTTTAGATTTAGCAGCTCAAGCTACTGAGCACGCACAGTTCAAAGATTGGTGGTGGAAGGTTCAACTAGGAAAATGTTACTACAG ACTTGGTTTATACAGAGAAGCCGAGAAACAGTTTCGATCAGCTCTTAACCAGCAGGATGTGGTAGATACGTATCTCTACCTCACAAAG gTTTATCAGCGTATGGATCAACCAATAACAGCCCTCAACCTATTCAAGGAAGGCCTGGACCACTTCCCTGGTGAGGTCACTCTTCTAACGGGAATCGCCCGCATCCATGAG GAGATGAACAACATTACGTCAGCCACAGAGTACTACAAAGAGGTCTTGAAGCAGGATAACACACACGTAGAGGCGATCGCCTGCATAGGCAGCAATCACTTCTATACCGACCAGCCTGAGATCGCCCTGCGGTTCTACAG ACGGCTTCTCCAGATGGGAGTATATAACTGCCAGCTGTACAACAACCTGGGCCTCTGCTGTTTCTATGCACAACAGTACGACATGACTCTGTCCTCATTTGAGAGAGCTCTGTCACTGGTGGCCAGTGATGAAGAGCAGGCGGATGTCTGGTACAATATTGGGCATGTTGCTGTG GGCATCGGGGACTTGACGCTGGCATATCAGTGTTTTAAACTGACCCTAGCTTTCAATAATGATCATGCTGAGGCCTACAACAACCTGGCGGTACTGGAACTGCGAAAAGGTCATATTGAGCAG TCGAAAGCCTTCCTGCAGACAGCAGCGTTGCTGGCCCCTCACATGTATGAGCCAAACTTCAATCTCTCCATTCTGTGTGAAAAG ATTGGAGACCTTCAGAGCAGTTACATTGCAGCTCAAAAGTCTGAGGACGCTTTTCCAGAGCACATCGACACTCAGCAGCTCCTCAAGCAGCTTCGGCAGCACTTTGCAGTTCTGTGA
- the LOC103459071 gene encoding CD209 antigen-like: MEEMQNSGRPYNKLISQEEFTEDEPHLPSNQENQVTVSTMRPESTIVNRYKVLTASLAALAVILLLVNIGLGVYYNKLTENNIVRDISGEIRKLQASYDAIVQSRDEVKKQLAMEITEQQVIKWELQHQTVRVKDYEKQVEKLQVDIASLQSHLPMIKEGCRHCLPGWTFMSSSCYYFPFSDTFYRTSWNEARQSCRRQGGDLAIVNNREKHLGITRLITINQEHSRPMVQSGFWIGLRDVEEEGVWKWVDGTRLTDGFWNVGEPNNSNNEDCAAVYPKSNPFMSWNDAPCNYNLKWICEMAPRSFG, from the exons atggaggaaatgCAAAATTCAGGTCGTCCATATAACAAACTTATTAGTCAGGAGGAATTCACTGAAGATGAGCCTCATCTACCATCAAATCAGGAGAATCAAG TGACTGTGTCGACAATGAGACCTGAATCTACCATCGTGAATCGTTACAAAGTGCTAACAGCGAGCCTAGCAGCGTTAGCGGTGATTCTGCTACTGGTTAATATTGGCTTGGGAGTGTACT ATAACAAACTAACTGAAAACAACATAGTGAGAGACATCAGCGGAGAGATAAGAAAACTTCAAGCTTCTTATGACGCTATAGTGCAAAGTAGGGATGAAGTCAAGAAACAGCTGGCCATGGAGATCACCGAGCAGCAAGTCATCAAGTGGGAGCTCCAACACCAGACCGTCAGAGTCAAAGACTACGAAAAGCAGGTGGAAAAGTTGCAGGTGGACATTGCATCATTGCAATCCCATTTACCGATGATAA aggaGGGCTGCAGACACTGTTTGCCTGGATGGACTTTCATGAGCTCAAGCTGCTATTACTTCCCGTTTTCGGACACTTTTTACCGCACGTCGTGGAACGAGGCCCGGCAGTCCTGCAGGAGGCAGGGAGGAGACTTGGCCATTGTGAACAACAGAGAAAAGCAT cttgGAATAACTAGGCTCATAACAATTAATCAAGAGCATTCGAGACCAATGGTGCAAAGTGGTTTCTGGATCGGACTGAGAGACGTGGAAGAGGAAGGGGTCTGGAAATGGGTGGATGGGACGAGACTGACTGACGG gttCTGGAACGTCGGAGAGCCAAACAACTCAAACAATGAGGACTGTGCCGCAGTGTACCCCAAAAGCAACCCATTCATGTCTTGGAATGATGCACCGTGCAATTATAACCTGAAGTGGATTTGTGAAATGGCACCGAGGTCTTTTGGATAA
- the ttc8 gene encoding tetratricopeptide repeat protein 8 isoform X1, which produces MEVTMDPLFLALSYFRRRKFQQCSDICSKILQDSPYDQDSSFLISEAAWSLKTRALTEMVYIDEVDVDQEGIAEMMLDESSIAQVARPGTSLRLPGTSQGGGPTPAVRPMTQSGRPITGFVRPSTQSGRPGTMEQAIKTPRTASTARPVTSSSGRFIRLGTASMLTNPEGPFINLSRINLSKYSQKPSLSRTLFEYIFHHENDVKNALDLAAQATEHAQFKDWWWKVQLGKCYYRLGLYREAEKQFRSALNQQDVVDTYLYLTKVYQRMDQPITALNLFKEGLDHFPGEVTLLTGIARIHEEMNNITSATEYYKEVLKQDNTHVEAIACIGSNHFYTDQPEIALRFYRRLLQMGVYNCQLYNNLGLCCFYAQQYDMTLSSFERALSLVASDEEQADVWYNIGHVAVGIGDLTLAYQCFKLTLAFNNDHAEAYNNLAVLELRKGHIEQSKAFLQTAALLAPHMYEPNFNLSILCEKIGDLQSSYIAAQKSEDAFPEHIDTQQLLKQLRQHFAVL; this is translated from the exons ATGGAGGTTACGATGGACCCTTTGTTTCTTGCATTGAGCTATTTCAGGAGGCGAAAGTTTCAACAATGTTCAGATATTTGTAGCAAAATATTGCAAGACAGTCCCTACGACCAG GACTCATCTTTTCTTATCTCAGAG GCAGCATGGAGCTTAAAAACCAGAGCCCTCACAGAGATGGTGTACATTGATGAAGTTGATGTTGACCAGGAAGGAATTGCTGAGATGATGCTGGATGAGAGCTCTATCGCACAAGTTGCAC GACCTGGAACATCACTGAGACTCCCTGGAACAAGTCAGGGTGGTGGTCCCACTCCAGCAGTCAG GCCTATGACACAATCAGGGCGTCCTATCACAGGCTTTGTGAGACCCAGCACACAGTCAGGGCGTCCAGGAACGATGGAGCAGGCAATCAAAACCCCACGCACTGCAAGCACAGCGCGTCCTGTCACTAGTTCTTCTGGTAGATTCATTCGTTTGGGAACT GCTTCAATGCTAACCAATCCAGAAGGACCTTTTATAAATTTGTCGAGAATAAACCTGTCCAAGTATTCTCAAAAGCCAAGTTTGTCCAGG ACTTTATTTGAGTACATCTTTCACCATgaaaatgatgttaaaaat GCTTTAGATTTAGCAGCTCAAGCTACTGAGCACGCACAGTTCAAAGATTGGTGGTGGAAGGTTCAACTAGGAAAATGTTACTACAG ACTTGGTTTATACAGAGAAGCCGAGAAACAGTTTCGATCAGCTCTTAACCAGCAGGATGTGGTAGATACGTATCTCTACCTCACAAAG gTTTATCAGCGTATGGATCAACCAATAACAGCCCTCAACCTATTCAAGGAAGGCCTGGACCACTTCCCTGGTGAGGTCACTCTTCTAACGGGAATCGCCCGCATCCATGAG GAGATGAACAACATTACGTCAGCCACAGAGTACTACAAAGAGGTCTTGAAGCAGGATAACACACACGTAGAGGCGATCGCCTGCATAGGCAGCAATCACTTCTATACCGACCAGCCTGAGATCGCCCTGCGGTTCTACAG ACGGCTTCTCCAGATGGGAGTATATAACTGCCAGCTGTACAACAACCTGGGCCTCTGCTGTTTCTATGCACAACAGTACGACATGACTCTGTCCTCATTTGAGAGAGCTCTGTCACTGGTGGCCAGTGATGAAGAGCAGGCGGATGTCTGGTACAATATTGGGCATGTTGCTGTG GGCATCGGGGACTTGACGCTGGCATATCAGTGTTTTAAACTGACCCTAGCTTTCAATAATGATCATGCTGAGGCCTACAACAACCTGGCGGTACTGGAACTGCGAAAAGGTCATATTGAGCAG TCGAAAGCCTTCCTGCAGACAGCAGCGTTGCTGGCCCCTCACATGTATGAGCCAAACTTCAATCTCTCCATTCTGTGTGAAAAG ATTGGAGACCTTCAGAGCAGTTACATTGCAGCTCAAAAGTCTGAGGACGCTTTTCCAGAGCACATCGACACTCAGCAGCTCCTCAAGCAGCTTCGGCAGCACTTTGCAGTTCTGTGA